Proteins from a genomic interval of Microbacterium phyllosphaerae:
- a CDS encoding LLM class flavin-dependent oxidoreductase: MKAFGFLSFGHYADVPGSATRTAGDMLKQTIEIAEGADEIGVNGASVRVHHWARQAASPMPLLSAMAARTKRIEVGTGVIDMRYENPFQFAEEAAALDLIADGRIALGVSRGSPETALRGYETFGFHDEEDPERGSVIAREKFDLFLRAIDGEGLAPGDPRMVGAGRYLAIEPQSPTLRDHIWWGSGSRATAEETGRKGLNMMSSTLLTEATGVPFHQLQREQIDLFRSAYKEAGHTGTPRVSVSRSVFPLVSDMDRAYFGLRSEENADQIGIIDGYRSTFGKTYAAEPDVLIQQLLADEAVMSADTLLLTIPNQLGPAYNLHVLESFATHVAPALGWKPNTEGRVEGYAI; encoded by the coding sequence ATGAAGGCTTTCGGATTCCTCTCCTTCGGGCACTACGCCGACGTGCCCGGTTCGGCGACCCGCACCGCGGGAGACATGCTGAAGCAGACCATCGAGATCGCTGAGGGCGCCGACGAGATCGGCGTCAACGGCGCATCGGTGCGTGTGCACCACTGGGCGCGGCAGGCGGCATCGCCCATGCCCCTGCTGTCGGCCATGGCTGCGCGCACGAAGCGCATCGAGGTCGGCACCGGCGTGATCGACATGCGCTATGAGAACCCGTTCCAGTTCGCGGAAGAAGCTGCGGCCCTCGACCTGATCGCCGACGGGCGAATCGCGCTCGGCGTGAGCCGTGGTTCACCCGAGACGGCCCTGCGCGGCTACGAGACGTTCGGATTCCATGACGAGGAAGATCCCGAGCGGGGAAGCGTGATCGCACGCGAGAAGTTCGACCTCTTCCTCCGTGCGATCGACGGCGAGGGCCTCGCCCCCGGTGACCCCCGCATGGTCGGGGCGGGTCGGTATCTCGCGATCGAACCGCAGTCGCCGACGCTGCGCGACCACATCTGGTGGGGTTCGGGTTCTCGTGCGACCGCCGAGGAGACCGGACGCAAGGGGCTCAACATGATGAGCTCGACGCTTCTCACCGAAGCGACCGGCGTGCCGTTCCACCAGCTGCAGCGTGAACAGATCGACCTCTTCCGCTCCGCCTACAAAGAGGCAGGGCACACCGGCACTCCGCGTGTCTCTGTGAGCCGCAGCGTCTTCCCGCTGGTGTCCGACATGGACAGGGCGTACTTCGGACTGCGGAGCGAGGAGAACGCCGACCAGATCGGCATCATCGACGGCTACCGTTCGACGTTCGGCAAGACCTACGCGGCCGAGCCCGACGTGCTCATCCAGCAGCTGCTCGCCGACGAGGCGGTCATGTCTGCCGACACCCTGCTGCTGACGATCCCGAACCAGCTCGGCCCGGCGTACAACCTGCACGTGCTCGAATCGTTCGCGACGCACGTCGCGCCGGCGCTCGGGTGGAAGCCGAACACCGAGGGCCGCGTCGAGGGATACGCGATCTGA